One genomic segment of Primulina tabacum isolate GXHZ01 chromosome 9, ASM2559414v2, whole genome shotgun sequence includes these proteins:
- the LOC142556907 gene encoding heat shock 70 kDa protein 8-like, which yields MVEPEYTVASDSEITEEENSFPPYPELAIGIDIGTSQSSVAIWNGSDVELLGNRRKQKFLRFYVNFKDDIPASSKSNHLSHGFEKLSGAAIFNMKRLVGRVDTDPIVHARKSLSFLVQTLDIAVRPFVAALGNNLWRSTTLEEVLSIFLLELKAIAEVHLKRPVRNAALTIPVSFNRFQLSRVERACAMAGLQVLRLMPEPTAVALLYAQQQQQNVTENRGSGSEKVALIFNMGGGFCDMAITATAGVVIQIKAMRGSTLGGEDILLNMMHLLLPDMHIHFSSRGIDEIRKMGLLRVATQDAFDKLSSQSSVQIDFQN from the exons ATGGTGGAACCAGAATACACTGTGGCATCAGACAGCGAAATAACCGAGGAAGAAAATTCTTTTCCTCCTTACCCCGAACTAGCAATCGGGATTGACATTGGGACTTCTCAATCCAGTGTTGCAATATGGAATGGCTCGGATGTTGAGCTTCTGGGAAATAGACGAAAGCAGAAGTTTTTGAGATTTTACGTCAATTTCAAAGATGATATTCCAGCCAGCAGTAAAAGCAATCATCTCTCTCATGGGTTTGAGAAGTTATCTGGCGCTGCCATTTTTAACATGAAAAGGTTGGTTGGTCGAGTCGACACGGATCCCATTGTTCATGCAAGAAAAAGCCTCTCATTTCTTGTCCAGACCTTAGATATAGCTGTCAGGCCATTTGTGGCTGCTCTGGGCAATAACTTGTGGAGGTCAACGACTCTCGAAGAAGTTCTCTCTATATTTCTTCTTGAACTAAAAGCCATAGCTGAGGTTC ATTTGAAACGTCCGGTACGAAATGCTGCCCTAACAATTCCTGTATCATTTAACAGATTCCAACTGAGTCGAGTTGAAAGAGCATGTGCCATGGCAGGGCTTCAGGTTCTGAGGTTGATGCCTGAGCCTACAGCAGTTGCCTTATTATATGCACAGCAACAACAGCAAAATGTAACTGAAAATAGGGGCAGTGGGAGCGAAAAAGTTGCACTTATATTCAATATGGGTGGTGGATTTTGTGACATGGCCATCACTGCCACAGCAGGGGTAGTTATACAGATAAAAGCCATGAGAGGAAGTACTTTAGGAGGTGAAGACATACTGCTAAATATGATGCACCTCCTCTTACCTGATATGCACATTCATTTTTCAAGCCGTGGGATTGACGAGATAAGAAAAATGGGATTACTTCGAGTTGCCACTCAGGATGCATTCGACAAACTTTCGTCCCAATCCAGTGTCCAGattgattttcaaaattaa